The genome window GAGCTTATGGGACCTTTCCTGCCGCCTGCCCAGGAGAACAGGACTTGCTCTCTCTCCGCTTTACACCCCAGGATTTTGTGACTTGTAGGTGAGGATCTCAGCAGCGAGCTGCTGGGGGTCCAGAAGTTGTGGGAAGCGGCGCATGACTGCATCCACCAGGTGAGGGTGGAAGATCCCACACAGCCGGACGTGCACATTTGCCCGCTCCTCGGCAAAGCGGTCTGGTGAAGGCCATGGGCAGGAGGCCTCACTGCAGGCCAGCTGGTGGGCTCTTGGCACATCCCTGGGTGCTGCAGGCTGGTAGGGCTCAGACCAGTACTTGGCTCTTGGCCCCAGAGAAACCCTCGAGTCGGCAGGGATGCTGTACCCTGGAAGGGAGTGAGGAACTACCCTGCCAGAGGGCAGGTCTGGACTGTAAGGCAAGAAGCTGGTGCTGGAGCCAGATCCCAAGGTGGGTTTGCAGTAGCTCTGGGGCTGAGGCTGGCTGTAGCTGCTGGACTCGGGGTCCGGAGAGAGCTCATAGACAGGCCTCTGCCCCCTGCAGTGGTGGGGGTGCTTGCTGTGGCCACCCAAGGGGCTGGGCCACATCTCAGAGAGCTGGCTCTCCAGGGAGCCAATGCCCGAATCAAACTGATCCTGAGAGACGTAAGAAAGGGAATCCATGACGGGAGACACGGGAGGCGGCTGGTACCACTCCGGAGGCCTGAGGCTGCCACTGGTCCCCCCATTCTTGGCGGGGGTGCCAGCCACATGGGTGACCCCTTTGAGCAGGAGCGGGGGCACCTCTCTGTGCTTGGCTTTATGGCTCTTCTCCATGGGAGCCTTCTGCAAGGGGATCTTCTCGCTCTCGGGGGGCAGAGAGCTCAGGAGTCCTGCCTGGGAAGGCCGTCGGCTCAACCTCTCCTCTCTGGCAGCTGGAGTGCTCCTGGTTGGAGACAGCCTGGCATTGGCGCGGAGCTCGTCGGCAACAGAGCGCTGCAGCGGGTTGAGCCGCTCAGGGTGGTAAAACTTGCACTTGATCCCGTAGGTGCATTTCTTACCTGTAAAGAAAAAGGGTAGAACCTCAGCAAAACCATCCCACCAAACCAACCCCCCTCACGGTGCAACTATATGAGATCTCCTTCCTCAAAGAGAGACCACGAGCAAGTGGGGGGGGCTGGCCTCACCATAAGGGCACTGCTGCTTCTTCTGTTCGGGCACCACTGCCTTCTTCCTCAGAAAGTTGTCCAGGCTGGGTCCATGACGGCCAAGGGGGTCATCGGGCAGCATGAACCTGAAGTCAGGCAGCACAAGACTCTGTCAACAGCAGCCGTTTCCAAGGGCCACAATCCCCCCCCAGCACTTCCATGAACTTGCAGCTCACGTCGCAGGAGGCCCTTCTGGATGCTCCGTGGCCACATGGGGTGCAGAGGGCACCTCACAGCCTTCCCTGGGGAGGGCACTGCCTTCCTCGCAGTGCCTTGGCTCACTTGCAGCTCTTTGCTCTGCGGGACCCCCCCTCCAATCGGAGCCTGCCAGGGTTGGACTGAGCAGCTGAGTCAGGCGGGGTTGGTGGAGCCCAGTGGCGGCAGCAACACCAGAGCGGGGATCTGATGGCCTCCAGCCAGGGCAGAGCTTGGCAGCTGGTCTGATGCCAAGATCAaccactttcccccttttttctttctgttaagAAGACTAAACCACTTTCCCAGCAGTTTACAACGATATATGTAAAAACAAGAGCGAGGTCACAGCAGTGGCCATACAACGGACAGCCACAGAAAACCCAAATgctctctggaaaaaaaaagaaaggaaaaataggCTCTAAGTTCTCCAGGGTGGAGGTCCCCAAATTTGGAAgaaatcactgagaaggcccagcTCCTGGCCACTGCCATCCCCAAACCTTGGCAAGAAAGGGACAGAGACTGGAGCCTGTTGATTGGCCCTCAGGTGGCGAACGTGGTTCTTTGGCTGCCTGTAACTTGGAGCCAAGACATTATGCACTAACTGGCCATTCTGCTAGCAAAACAGACTCTCTGTAGCACCTGTTTAATGCAGTCTGTTTCTGCTATACCTGGGGGTGGGCACTGAAGCCGCACGCTTGGCCACCACACCGCTGCCTTCTGACCATGTCTAGCTTCCAAGAGCTCCCCAGGCACCCTCTTTGGCAGCCATCCAGGGTAGCCTCCCCCAATGAAAGCAGAGGTTCTCAGCTCCCCTCACCCATTCTGCTTTCCCACAACCTCTCCCCATGCTCCACTTCCCTCAAGTGCCCAAGGACCTACTTGTCACTGACAAACGAATACATCAGCAGGCGTTCTTCAATGAACTTTTTCCACTCAGGCCGCTCCAACTGCAAGTCTCGGTAGACGTCATTAGAAACAACGATGCCGTCCGACTCATAGGCCAGCTTCACAATGAAACGGTCATCATAGCAGACCACCCGCTTGCCCCCCACCCGCCGCGAAGGCGTGAAGACAACGATCTTCTTCTTCTCAAGGTCGTGGAGGATATGCTGGTCTACAACAAGATGCACTGAAGTCACCACCTGCCCAAGCTCTTGAAGGGCCAGATAGTTACAGAACAACTTGGGAGGCAAGAAAGTTGGCCAGAGGCCTGGAGGAGCTACTCTTGGAATATGGTATGAGAGGCATGGCCTGACCCAGTTACGCCACTGCTGAGACAACCCATCAATGTTTCCTTCCACCCCCACCCAGCTGTGAACCTTCCATCTCGCGCTCTGAGGAGAGCTCAAATGCCGCATCACACTTTACTGCTTTGTTTTATTTCAGATAAGTTTCCAGCCTTCCCTGTCCCCAGCTATTGGGACAAGCAACACTAACAAAGGCAAACCACAAAACTAAAGCTAGTCTTGATCGTGACACAATCTCTGCATCCACAAACATTTGCCACTGGAAACTTGCCCTAGCGAGGAAAGTTCACAAGACTTCAGGAAAACGTTCAGACTTGGACTCTGCAGTGCCTCTAGAAGGAGTGTTCTGAACTTGTGTCCCAAAGCAGCCCAGTCGATCAGCGGCAATGCAGACCACCAGCCGAGGAGGGAAGAGTGCCACTGAAGAGGCAAGTGGGGTGACTGACTGGATGGGAGAGCCAAGTGCTCTCAGGGGGTGGGTGGAGGAGTGAGACGCGATCTCAGCCGTCGTGTAGGGCATGCTGGTGCACTCAGCCACCAGCCCAACATTAGAGGAAAACAGCCAACAACCTTTGCACCAGTCCCTCCCCTTGCTATTGGTCTCAGTCATCCCAAGCTAACTAACTGTGTCAATGTGCCCAATGCACACCTGACCAAGCAAGTCAACACTTTACCTGCGATGGGGACGTCTGGCCTCGGTTGCTCTTTTCTCCAGGATGGCACAAAGACCGTGATGTCTGCATGTCCTTGGTCAAGAAACCAGTTCACAGCCAGCAGGATACCCCGGCAGGAGAAAACATCTTTGTCCCCGTGGCTGCAAAGATATGGAGACCCAAGGGCTCAGTGTCAGAGGTCTGATTGGGCCCATGCATCAGGAATACTGGCACGGGAGAGGCAGCTTTACTCTACTGGGATGCTGCCCTCCCATTCCCTCTTCTCAGAGTGGCTCTCTGGGACAATCCACTGTTGACCTGGGCCCCCTGGGCTTCTTCCTCACCAACATTTCAAGGCAGATCCAGCTATGGTGGAACAAGGAAGAGGACCCCACTGGAAGCTACAGCCAGATCCTAGAAGACAGACCTGGATACTGGAGGCATGCAAGGTGATCCAAAAAACAATGCTTCCCTTGCACGGTTCAGAGGCCTCCAGCCGCAAGAGGGAAGGGTATACAAAAGGCCCCCTCTGTCCACTAAGTCTCCATCCCCCATACCATAGCAAAACAAGTCATTGGCATTTGTTCATATCTCTACATCTGTCTATCAGATGCAAGATGGACCTCTGGCTCaacaggttttattatttattgtgagCCGCCCAGGGAATTATACTGGTGGCCagtatggcctgaaggcacatgaggcagctccctgctgaagctaagcagggtcaggtctgtcagtgcctggacgggagaccgcctgggaaccagatgtaagccgctttgggtttctagcatgaaaaggaaggaggggtataaatgtaataaataaatataaatgctacaaataacacaaaacaataatgaatataataaataaaacaactctGAACATGTGAGCTTTCCCAGACACACAACCCAGAAGAAGTCTGCAAGAATGCTTCCCCATCCCAAGCCCTGGCTCGGGTCCTCACAGAGTTCCTCCTCTTGCCACTGCCAGGCCAAGCAGCCTGTGCTGCCCTTTCCTGGCTTGCAGCAGgcgtctcccccctccccctgtcctcTTCCTGCTCAAATTAGCTCTCTGGAAAGTTAACGTGCAACATCAGTGCTGCTGATGAGCATGTACAGTAGAGCGACTGAAGGTGTGATTGCAGAAATCCTGCATGCAGACTGAGCTACCACAAGTATTCATCTTGGTAACACAGGGCAGACCTTTCTCTCTAAGAAAACATCTTTTCCTGGGGGTGTAGAAAGGGGGCTACTGGGGGATCaaggtaaaaaaggtaaaggtgtccccgcacttgtagtgcgagttgtttccgactcttagggtgatgtcttgtgacatttactaggcaagccatatatatggggtgggattgccagttccttccctggcctttctttaccccccagcatatgccgggtactcattttaccgaccacggatggatggaaggctgagtggacctcggccccttttaccggagattcgattcGGGGGATCAAGGACAGGCACATAAATATAGAGCAAACTTGTCTAATTCCTCTAAGCCAAAGAAACCTATTTTGACTGTCAAGAGAACTTGAGCCTTGGAACTGGTGAAGAGTAGATTCCCCTTAAGCATGCACAGAGTACAGCCTCTTCCCTGTGGAGTAACTGCTTCCAGCaaacctctccccctcccacacaTCTGCAGTGCAGGGAACAGATCATCCAGATCCCAGCCTCATGCAAGAGGCAGCCAGATCAGAAGCTCATCTGGGCTGTGATCCAGCACTGACAACTTAAGTTCGCCTGGTAGTTTCCTCAGAGGGCGAAACCCATTTCCTGTCCAAGGCCTTTGTGCAATTCGCACATGTGCCAGCAGGAAAAATGTCACCACTCAGTAGTGAAGTTGAGAGCACTATTTGCAACTGTTGGGAGGGAGAGGGCAAGTGCCAAGCGCTTGCTTCCCGCCCCCACAAAAAAACAAGCACAATGCATATCATGTTTGCACAGACTGAATACACTAATTCCTTGTGACTGAAAACAAGGGCATTCTCATAGCTCTTTAATTAGCCACACCCcaaatggaagggaggaggaaaagcaGGCCTTAAGATCAAACAGCGAGAAGGAAAATGGATGTCCCACTAAGGCAGCAGCCTATTCTTTCTTTCACAGGGTACCATGATGGACAGAGGCTGGCCCTTTAAAACTGAAAGGGAAGCAGAAGCCCCAAGATGGTCTCAGGAACCTGGGTTCTAATTCCGCCTTTGCCACAAGCATCCAGAATTGCCTCTCAGCTTTTGCAAAAGGGCTCGAGAAAGGATGGCCAGTATTGACTTCTTTCTGGGCTTACTTAGTTTTGATATTTCTATACTGGACAatggccaaagctctctgggcagttcacaaaacAGAGATTCAAGCCATAAAACACACGAACATAACACTACATATGATAAAACTGAAAACAAATTAGAACACTGACGGGTTAAGCAGTTTGGGAGAATAAAGGTCTTCACCGCAACTTAAGTGCCAGGTGAGCTTCCttcaggagagcattccatagctaAGGCGCACCACTGACCCCCCCAGGAGCCACCTGCAGCACCTCATTTAACTGACGGGGGGCGCACTGAAGATCGGGAAGGTATATACTAagccagtgattcccaaactcacCCCCCTTACTTACTtactggactgctttcaagtcgattccgacttatggcgaccctatgaatagggttttcatgaggttgagaggcactgactggttcaaggtcacccagtgagcttcatggctgtgtggggatttgaaccctggtctcccaggtcgtagtctggcTCCTTGGAAATCGccaagggtcttggtggactgcGTAATgggttttttctgcctgttgtagcaattgccaGGTGCTGTGCTGGGTGCtgggtggtttttaattgtatttaatggcttcttttgtttcttagattgtattccatagaattgaaACGGCAAGTGTTCTTCCCAGACATgccatgaaaaaatggaaatggcctgccttcaagtcgatcctgacttatggctaccctaatagggttttcatggtaagtggtattcagagggggtttaccattgcctccctctgaggctgagaagcagtgactggcccaaggtcacccagggagcttcagggctgtgtggggattcaaaccctggtctcccaggtcgtagtccaacactttaaccactatgccacactggctctctcgacatgccatggaccaccagaatgaagctcgTGACCCTCTGGTGGCTCACAGAGACCAGTTTGGGAGTCCGTTCTGAATTAAGCCTTGCAACAATGGAATGGCAGACACCTTCACTCCTTGTCCAACAGCTGGGCAAGGCCTGCTGGCCCTCGCAGGTCCCTTGGAAGTCTTCTGACTCATCCAAACACATCACGTGAGCTGTCGCTTTTACAAGTAGGTCATTGCCCTCCCTCTGTTTTTCTGCCAAGGGGATTTGCCTGCCCAGAAAGCACAGCTTGCCTGGGGCCAAGGCACCTGAGGTGCAATCACtcagcagtgcttttgaaaggctTTTGAAACTGGTACCTGAGCCATCTTCACTGCATGATGGCCATATTTGTTGTTCCCAAGCCTGGTCAAAGATAATGCTAGCTGTGCATATTGGTCAagggatacctaatcactttgaacaagttcaaatctccagggcccaacgaactgcatcctagaggattgaaggaactggctgaagaactctcggaatcgctgtctattatctctgcgaaatcatggaggatggatgaagtgatggatgactggagaagggctaatgttctccctatcttcaaaaagagcaaaaaggaggcacctgggaactacagaccagtcagcctgacatcaacccCGGGAAAATTACGGAGCTGATTATAAAGCAGCTAGTCTGTAAGTACGTTcaaaacagtgcagtgattactagaagccaacatggatttattattattattattattattattattattattattattattattaactttattgataccccgccgtttttccaaattggaactcacggcggcttccagataaaaaacagatacaattaaaacctaccaaagttaaaagcatataatacataaataaataaatatagacagatataattaaaaaaatgaactctaatttaaaatagcattaaactgtttctgataattaaaaactatactcataaaatcagaataattaaaaaataaacaagcaagaacaatataacctccttttgggcctatccttagccaccttcggaatcaaaggcttgctgaaataagaaagtttttacctgtcgatgaAAGGACAAAAGAACGAACAAATCCCACGagtctaatcttatctcattttttgattgggtaacctccatggtagactgtgggaatgctatggacataatatatctaacttcaacaaagcttctgacaaagtgtcccatgattttctgattaacaagctagttGAATGTGTgtaggatggaacaactatcacgtggatccacagttggctacaggtcgtactcaaagagtgcttatcaatggttccttcttaaactggggggagttaatgagcagggtaccacaacactcagtcctgggcccggtgctcttcaacattttcattaatgatttGAATGAGAAGGTgcaagaatgcttatcaaatttgcagatgatacaaaattggagggatAGCTAgacagaagacagaaacaaaattgaaagggatcttgataggctggagcattgggcagaaaacaacaaaatgaaatttaagagggagaactgcaaagttctacacctaggaaaaagaaatgaagtgcacagttatacgatgtgggatacttggctcagcaatactacatgcaagaaggattttgggattgttgttgatcacaagctgaataggagccaacagtgtgatgtggctgcaaaaaaggcaaatactattttaggctacattaacaaaagtatagtttccaaatcgtgtgaagtgctacttcctctctatttggcacaggttaggcctcatcttgagtattgcatgcAGTTCTGGACAttgtactttaagaaggatggaaacaaactggaaagggttcagaggagggcaacaaggacgatcaggggactggaaacaaagccctatgaagggagactgaaagtactgggcatgtttaactctgaggagacatgatagccctcttcaaggacttgaacggttgtcacacagaggagggccaggatctgttttccatcctcacagagtgcaggacatggaataatgggctcaagcttcaggaagccagatttcaccttaacatcaggaaaaacttcctaactgttagagccgtatgacaatgggaccaatgacctagggaggtggtgggctctccaactggAAGCATTtaagagtcagctggacagccacctgaacAGCCacgagtatgctttaatttggattcctgcattaagcaaggggttggacttgatggccttataggccccttccaactctacgattctagaTTAATCTCCTTAATTAATGTAGATGCCAAGATATTAACAGCGATCCTTGCTAATAGATTTCAGGCTGTAATAACAACATTAGTATAGCCAGACCAGGTGGGCTTTATTCACCAAAGGTCAGGAACAGATAATTTGAGTTGGCAGCAAATCTGGTTGCTTGAATAAAAGAACTGATGTGGCTATGATTATTTCTGCTGATGCTGAAGAAGTGTTTGACAAAATATTTTGGCAGTTTAATTTTGTACCTTTGAAGAAATGCGGGTTTCCTCAAGAGTTTATAAATTGGATCAGAATCTTACACTTTTCTCCCAACTCACAAGCAAGGACAAATTGAATTTTTGAGTGAGGTCTTTGATACTTATGTTTGGAGCCAGAGGTGTATGCAATTTGGCAGAAGAGAGATACTCTTGGTTCTGAACCCTAACAAGTGAAATTTAAAATAGCTGTGAATGCagctcatttattatttattagtggGCCCTAATCATCTATACTGGAACTAATAAAATTGATTTTGTGTAATTTCTGGCGATAGGATTAATTTGTTAAAATCCAAATTGCCAGTGAGCACTATTAAGTTATCTTGTTTATATGCTTTGGCAATTTTGTTAGTACCCAGATATTTTAATATAGTTAGGTATTTTGGTTCCAAGAGAAATTTCTCAAATGATTAAACTGAATTTAAACAGATTGATGACAGAGATCTCTCATGTTTTGAAACGATGGGCTTTACTTAGTCTATAAATACTATATATAAAAAGATATTTAAACACACATGTTTAAGTCAAGATTGATGGATTATCttttattgttaatgtgagctgatgccTTTTTCCctgttatatttgcaaaataaaaacagtttttaaaaaacagtgcaaGTGGCTCTGCCCATGCTCAGGGGCATTGCTTAGAATTTCCTGAAGCCTTTGCCTCCTAACATGTAGCTCAAAattaaggggaggggagagaagagttgGTAGCAAACTGAGTTCacatcctctctcttcctcctccccatgaagGACCACCTTCTCAACAAGCTAAACTGCACCCTCGCTCAGCTCCTCCGGGCCCTGGTAGCCTTAACTAACATTGCCTAACATCCTGACACCCAGCTCTGCGTGGAATGGACCTCTTGGGGAATGACTGTCACTTGCCCATTGGGTCTCCCAGCAGCAGaagggaggaacggcaggatagaaatcaaacaacaacaataataaaagggGCACTGGAAGAACAAACCATGGGCCTGACAGCAAGACAGACGACTGATCTGTGTAGCTTAGTACTGGCGAGGCTACATCAAGTGGCCattgctctgcagggtttcaggcaggagtcccccCCAGCCGCAGGTGCTGCTGCCAGGGATGCCTGCATGGCGAGGGAGGGGTGGCTGGCTCCCCGGGCCTTTCTGGGCGCAACCATTACGGTCCTGGGATCAGGGCGAAGGAACACACCGACTGTTGCTCCAGGGGATGCAGCTGGTCTCCTACGGTGGTCCTTCAGGGACAGGAGGTGGAGGGAGAGAAGCGACATTCTCTCAATCCTGTTACAGTTCTGAAGCTCCCTCCTTTGATACACGGCACAGTAACTGGGAATGCTCTCAGCAACAAAACTCAACTGACTTTTATTCATTGTTAAGGTATCAGGACaaacactggctctccaggagcCCCTCCTGCCTGCCTCAGACCATCTGAAATTAGACCACGCTGGACGTTGGCGGCTgagagagccaccactgaaacaCAACAGAAGGAAAGAAAATCCACAGTCAAAGCTGAAACTTCCTCGAGGGCAAAGATTCACCTCTACCAAACACTCTCTTCCCTATTGCAAATTTGCATGCAGTTTCCTAAAACCCTCATGTGGAACTGCAGCAGCTGGTGAAGGAAAGAGCCTCGCAGACTCATCTGATGTGGAAACAACCGTGAAAAATTCCCTTAGAAGGAAGTCGAGGCCAATTCTCCTCCACACACCCCTCTAAGATTTGCATATAGTTGCATTGAGTATTATCCAGGGGAGGGTGAATCAAGAAGGAACACTGTGTCACTTCCCTCACGCAGGAAGCTGGCTCTGCCTAGCAAAACTCCCCTCTAGTAATCAGGGGAGCCAAGCAGGATGTGAGCGGAGGGATCAGAAGGAACTAAACCAACACCCTCCTAGTCCTGGTGGtggtgggcttttaaaaaaaaaggtttgcaaGACAAACAACAGGCAGattgctcagaaagaaaataataataataataataatgataataataataatgataatgatgatgatgatgatgataataataataataatgataataataataatgataataataaatttattagttgcccatctggctggatgtccagccactctgggcgacgtacaagataaaacaatacattaaaacattaaaatttcaaaccataacagtaagaaacctaacccaccccaaaagcctgcctgaagagccaggtcttcaaggcccggcggaagctcatcatagaaggggcatggcggagatcatttgggagagagttccacagggtgggggccactattgaaaaagccccctctctagtcctcaccagtctagctgttttaaccggtgggatcgagagaaggtcttctgaggctgatcttgttgagcggcatccctgacgatgctggaggcgctccttcagatagactgggctaaaaccgtgtagggttttaaaggtcaaaaccaacaccttgaattgggcccggtaaacaaccggtagccagtgcaactccttcagcactggagtgatgtgatcttgccggcggctgcctt of Rhineura floridana isolate rRhiFlo1 chromosome 15, rRhiFlo1.hap2, whole genome shotgun sequence contains these proteins:
- the ZC3H12A gene encoding endoribonuclease ZC3H12A yields the protein MNLSSLPGAPAGFPGWSEPSGPQEEPGGSCALESGYLSLKGPGPEAAEADPEQGRSLRPDRAEVQLKVDFFRKLGYSSEEISVVLQKHGFSADTNTVLGELVKQGMAVGEKDSADAPQEALETPLVPRGGSAHKSPTRAAPPEGKEGENLRPIVIDGSNVAMSHGDKDVFSCRGILLAVNWFLDQGHADITVFVPSWRKEQPRPDVPIADQHILHDLEKKKIVVFTPSRRVGGKRVVCYDDRFIVKLAYESDGIVVSNDVYRDLQLERPEWKKFIEERLLMYSFVSDKFMLPDDPLGRHGPSLDNFLRKKAVVPEQKKQQCPYGKKCTYGIKCKFYHPERLNPLQRSVADELRANARLSPTRSTPAAREERLSRRPSQAGLLSSLPPESEKIPLQKAPMEKSHKAKHREVPPLLLKGVTHVAGTPAKNGGTSGSLRPPEWYQPPPVSPVMDSLSYVSQDQFDSGIGSLESQLSEMWPSPLGGHSKHPHHCRGQRPVYELSPDPESSSYSQPQPQSYCKPTLGSGSSTSFLPYSPDLPSGRVVPHSLPGYSIPADSRVSLGPRAKYWSEPYQPAAPRDVPRAHQLACSEASCPWPSPDRFAEERANVHVRLCGIFHPHLVDAVMRRFPQLLDPQQLAAEILTYKSQNPGV